One region of Pseudomonas sp. ABC1 genomic DNA includes:
- a CDS encoding LemA family protein, with protein MRATFFRHIGQVMAVVLFSWMLAGCGINNIPTYDEQVKSAWSQVENQYQRRADLIPNLVETVKGYAAHERETLSAVIEARAKATSIQVDASTLDDPQQMQRFQQAQGQLSSALSRLMVVAERYPDLKANQNFLALQSQLEGTENRIAVARRDFIASVERYNTEIRTFPGRIWHTLMYSDLQVRNNFEATSENADQAPQVKF; from the coding sequence ATGCGCGCAACCTTCTTTCGTCACATCGGACAAGTTATGGCCGTCGTCCTGTTTTCCTGGATGTTGGCCGGCTGCGGGATCAACAACATTCCCACCTATGACGAGCAGGTCAAATCCGCCTGGTCGCAGGTCGAGAACCAGTACCAGCGTCGCGCCGACCTGATCCCGAACCTGGTGGAAACGGTCAAGGGCTATGCCGCCCACGAGCGGGAAACCCTGAGCGCAGTGATCGAGGCGCGAGCCAAGGCCACATCGATCCAGGTCGATGCCAGCACCCTGGATGACCCGCAGCAGATGCAGCGCTTCCAGCAGGCCCAGGGCCAGTTGAGCAGCGCCCTGAGCCGCCTGATGGTGGTGGCCGAGCGTTACCCTGACCTCAAGGCCAACCAGAACTTCCTGGCCTTGCAGTCGCAGCTCGAAGGTACCGAGAACCGCATCGCCGTGGCGCGCCGCGATTTCATTGCCTCGGTCGAGCGCTACAACACCGAGATTCGTACCTTCCCTGGCCGTATCTGGCACACGCTGATGTATAGCGATCTGCAAGTGCGCAACAACTTCGAGGCGACCAGCGAGAACGCCGACCAGGCGCCGCAAGTGAAATTCTGA
- a CDS encoding YgcG family protein, translating into MRVLLALGLLLACWVGPLSAQPLPELTGRVVDQAALLDAPTRARLVEMLTAHEQLSGEQVVVVTVPELQGRSIEDFGVALGRHWGIGQQGKDNGALLIVARDERRIRIEVGYGLEDRLTDAQSSLIINAIMVPAFRQGDFARGIEEGAAAIVQVLGGDPLSVPEQAGGVASEEPDARGILLFFLMLAVILFLNGRGGGGGRRGRGNAALLGALLGGLSGGGRGGFGGGGGFGGGGGGFGGGGASGGW; encoded by the coding sequence ATGAGAGTCCTCCTCGCGCTTGGCCTGCTGCTGGCGTGTTGGGTTGGCCCACTGTCGGCCCAGCCCCTGCCTGAGTTGACCGGGCGGGTGGTGGACCAGGCTGCCCTGCTCGATGCGCCGACCCGTGCGCGTCTGGTTGAGATGCTCACCGCTCACGAGCAGCTCAGTGGCGAGCAGGTCGTGGTGGTGACTGTGCCTGAGCTGCAAGGGCGCTCCATCGAGGATTTCGGCGTCGCCCTCGGGCGGCACTGGGGCATCGGTCAGCAGGGCAAGGACAATGGCGCCCTGCTGATCGTGGCCCGCGATGAGCGGCGTATCCGCATCGAGGTGGGTTATGGTCTAGAAGATCGCCTGACCGATGCGCAGTCTTCTCTGATCATCAACGCCATCATGGTACCGGCCTTCCGTCAGGGCGACTTTGCCCGTGGTATCGAGGAAGGTGCCGCCGCCATCGTGCAAGTACTCGGTGGCGACCCGCTGAGCGTGCCGGAGCAGGCCGGTGGGGTCGCGAGTGAAGAACCCGATGCGCGTGGCATCCTGCTGTTCTTCCTGATGCTGGCGGTGATTCTCTTCCTCAATGGTCGTGGCGGCGGCGGTGGGCGCCGTGGGCGTGGCAATGCGGCCTTGCTGGGAGCGTTGCTCGGCGGTCTGAGTGGCGGTGGCCGTGGAGGTTTTGGCGGCGGTGGCGGCTTTGGAGGTGGCGGCGGTGGTTTTGGCGGCGGCGGTGCCTCCGGTGGCTGGTGA
- a CDS encoding TPM domain-containing protein — translation MTLLTQAEQQQVADLIERIEQDTDAELVTVLAARADDYRYIALLWAGLLAMLLPGGLLFFSGLAAWELLLVQWSSFIVLAFVLRIPALTSRLIPRAVRHWRAGNLARRQFFERELHHTQAGTGMLIFVSEAERYVEILVDQGISSRIDDAAWASIIEAFTAEVKAGRTLAGFLGCIESCGELLRRHVPLTEPRNELPDRLVVIE, via the coding sequence ATGACTCTTCTGACGCAAGCGGAACAACAACAGGTCGCCGACCTGATCGAGCGTATCGAGCAGGACACCGATGCCGAACTGGTCACGGTGCTGGCGGCGCGGGCCGACGATTACCGGTATATCGCGCTGCTCTGGGCCGGGCTGCTGGCCATGCTCTTGCCGGGCGGGCTGCTGTTCTTTTCCGGGCTGGCAGCCTGGGAACTGCTGTTGGTGCAGTGGTCGAGCTTTATCGTGCTGGCCTTCGTGCTGCGCATTCCGGCGCTGACATCGCGCTTGATCCCGCGTGCGGTGCGCCACTGGCGGGCCGGCAATCTGGCGCGGCGGCAGTTCTTCGAGCGGGAGCTGCACCACACCCAGGCCGGTACCGGCATGCTGATTTTCGTGTCGGAGGCCGAGCGCTATGTAGAAATCCTGGTCGACCAGGGGATCTCCAGCCGGATCGATGATGCAGCCTGGGCTTCGATCATCGAAGCGTTCACTGCCGAGGTGAAGGCGGGGCGGACACTGGCCGGTTTTCTCGGTTGCATCGAGTCGTGCGGGGAGTTGCTGCGCCGGCATGTGCCGCTGACCGAGCCGCGCAACGAGTTGCCTGATCGGCTGGTGGTGATCGAGTAG
- a CDS encoding RidA family protein translates to MSKSVIHTDKAPAAIGTYSQAIKAGNTVYLSGQIPLDPASMTLVEGFEAQTVQVFENLKAVAEAAGGSLKDIVKLNIFLTDLGNFATVNEVMGRYFQQPYPARAAIGIAALPKDAQVEMDAILVLE, encoded by the coding sequence ATGAGCAAGAGCGTCATCCACACCGACAAGGCCCCTGCCGCCATCGGCACCTACTCCCAGGCGATCAAGGCCGGCAATACTGTCTACCTGTCCGGCCAGATTCCTCTCGACCCGGCCAGCATGACCCTGGTGGAAGGCTTCGAAGCCCAGACCGTGCAAGTCTTCGAAAACCTCAAGGCAGTGGCCGAGGCAGCAGGCGGCTCGCTAAAGGACATCGTCAAGCTGAACATCTTCCTCACCGACCTGGGCAACTTCGCCACCGTCAACGAAGTCATGGGGCGCTACTTCCAGCAGCCCTACCCGGCCCGTGCAGCCATCGGCATCGCCGCGCTGCCCAAGGATGCCCAGGTGGAAATGGACGCGATTCTGGTCCTGGAATAA
- the spoT gene encoding bifunctional GTP diphosphokinase/guanosine-3',5'-bis pyrophosphate 3'-pyrophosphohydrolase, with protein MPAIDVLAERLSSYLATEQVNQIRRAYFYAEQAHDGQRRRSGEAYVTHPLAVANILADMHMDHQSLMAAMLHDVIEDTGIPKDALANQFGETVAELVDGVSKLTQMKFETKAEAQAENFQKMAMAMARDIRVILVKLADRLHNMRTLDAMPHEKSRRIAKETLEIYAPIANRLGMHNMRVEFEDLGFKAMHPMRSERIRAAVRRARGNRNEIVEKIEQSLINCLHNEGMEGDVKGREKHLYSIYKKMRGKRKAFNEIMDVYAFRIVVDKVDTCYRVLGVVHSLYKPLPGRFKDYIAIPKANGYQSLHTTLFGMHGVPIEIQIRTREMEEMANNGIAAHWLYKSNEGEPVQNSHARARQWVKGVLEMQQRAGNSLEFIESVKIDLFPDEVYVFTPKGGIMELPKGSTAVDFAYAVHTDVGNTCIACRVNRRLAPLSQPLESGSTVEIVTAPGARPNPAWLNFVVSGKARTHIRHALKQQRRSESINLGERLLHKVLAGFETPLENIPDERIRQVLDEYHMEVFEDLLEDIGLGNRMAYVIARRLIASEEEESPSAEGPLAIRGTEGLVLNYAKCCTPIPGDPIVGYLSAGKGMVVHLESCRNISEVRNNPDKCIQLSWSKDVAGEFNVELRIELEHQRGLIALLAGSVNAADGNIEKIGMDERDGRISVVQLVVSVHDRVHLANVIKKLRTIKGVTRITRVKA; from the coding sequence TTGCCCGCCATAGACGTACTTGCCGAACGCCTGTCGAGCTACCTGGCCACCGAACAGGTCAACCAGATCCGCCGCGCCTACTTCTATGCCGAGCAGGCCCATGACGGCCAGCGTCGACGCAGCGGCGAAGCCTACGTTACACACCCCCTCGCGGTAGCCAACATCCTTGCCGACATGCACATGGACCATCAGAGCCTGATGGCCGCCATGCTGCATGACGTCATCGAGGACACCGGCATTCCCAAGGACGCGCTGGCCAACCAGTTCGGCGAGACCGTCGCCGAACTGGTCGATGGCGTCAGCAAGCTGACCCAGATGAAGTTCGAGACCAAGGCCGAGGCCCAGGCCGAGAACTTCCAGAAGATGGCCATGGCCATGGCCCGCGACATCCGCGTGATCCTGGTCAAGCTGGCCGACCGCCTGCACAACATGCGCACCCTCGATGCCATGCCGCACGAGAAGAGCCGGCGCATCGCCAAGGAAACCCTGGAAATCTACGCCCCCATCGCCAACCGGCTGGGCATGCACAACATGCGCGTGGAGTTCGAGGACCTGGGCTTCAAGGCCATGCACCCGATGCGCTCCGAACGCATCCGCGCCGCCGTGCGTCGCGCCCGCGGCAACCGCAACGAGATCGTCGAGAAGATCGAGCAGTCGCTGATCAACTGCCTGCACAACGAAGGCATGGAAGGCGACGTAAAAGGCCGGGAAAAGCACCTCTACAGCATCTACAAGAAGATGCGCGGCAAGCGCAAAGCCTTCAACGAGATCATGGATGTCTACGCCTTCCGCATCGTGGTCGACAAGGTAGATACCTGCTACCGCGTGCTCGGCGTCGTGCACAGCCTCTACAAGCCGCTGCCCGGTCGTTTCAAGGACTACATCGCGATTCCCAAGGCCAACGGCTACCAGTCGCTGCACACCACGCTGTTCGGCATGCACGGCGTGCCCATCGAGATCCAGATCCGCACCCGCGAAATGGAAGAGATGGCCAACAACGGCATCGCCGCCCACTGGCTGTACAAGTCCAACGAGGGCGAGCCGGTACAGAACAGCCATGCGCGTGCACGGCAATGGGTCAAGGGCGTGCTGGAAATGCAGCAACGCGCCGGCAACTCACTGGAATTCATCGAGAGCGTGAAGATCGACCTCTTCCCCGACGAGGTCTACGTCTTCACGCCCAAGGGCGGCATCATGGAGCTGCCGAAAGGCTCCACCGCCGTCGACTTCGCCTACGCGGTGCACACCGATGTCGGCAACACCTGCATCGCCTGCCGGGTCAACCGTCGCCTGGCGCCGCTCTCGCAGCCCCTGGAAAGCGGCTCCACAGTGGAGATCGTCACCGCACCCGGCGCACGCCCCAACCCGGCCTGGCTCAACTTCGTGGTCAGTGGCAAGGCACGCACACACATCCGCCATGCGCTCAAGCAGCAACGCCGCTCGGAGTCGATCAACCTTGGCGAACGCCTGCTGCACAAAGTGCTCGCCGGTTTCGAAACGCCGCTGGAAAACATTCCCGACGAACGCATCCGGCAGGTGCTGGACGAATACCACATGGAGGTCTTCGAAGACCTGCTGGAGGACATCGGCCTCGGCAACCGCATGGCCTACGTGATCGCCCGGCGCCTGATCGCCAGCGAGGAAGAAGAGAGCCCGTCCGCCGAAGGCCCACTGGCGATTCGCGGCACCGAAGGCCTGGTACTCAATTACGCCAAGTGCTGCACGCCGATTCCTGGCGACCCCATCGTCGGCTACTTGTCGGCGGGCAAAGGCATGGTGGTTCACCTGGAGAGTTGCCGGAACATCAGCGAAGTCCGCAACAACCCGGACAAATGCATCCAGCTGTCCTGGTCGAAGGACGTCGCCGGCGAGTTCAATGTCGAGCTGCGCATCGAGCTGGAACACCAGCGCGGCCTGATCGCCCTGCTGGCCGGCAGCGTCAATGCCGCCGACGGCAATATCGAGAAGATCGGCATGGACGAACGCGATGGCCGCATCAGCGTCGTGCAACTGGTGGTCAGCGTGCATGACCGCGTACACCTGGCCAACGTCATCAAGAAACTGCGCACCATCAAGGGCGTCACCCGCATCACGCGGGTCAAAGCTTGA
- the rpoZ gene encoding DNA-directed RNA polymerase subunit omega, with protein MARVTVEDCLDNVDNRFELVMLATKRARQLATGGKEPKVAWENDKPTVVALREIASGLVDYDVIAQDDIVDDEPLFIQYEDESNEAI; from the coding sequence ATGGCCCGCGTTACCGTTGAAGATTGCCTGGACAATGTCGACAACCGCTTCGAGCTGGTGATGCTGGCCACCAAGCGTGCCCGTCAACTGGCCACCGGCGGCAAAGAGCCCAAGGTAGCCTGGGAAAACGACAAGCCCACCGTTGTCGCCCTGCGCGAGATCGCTTCCGGGCTGGTCGACTACGACGTAATCGCTCAGGACGACATCGTCGACGATGAACCGCTGTTCATCCAGTACGAGGACGAGTCCAACGAGGCGATCTGA
- the gmk gene encoding guanylate kinase — translation MTVTTGTLYIISAPSGAGKTSLVKALLDAQPQVRVSVSHTTRPARPGEVDGVNYHFVSREDFIERLGRDEFLEHAEVFGNLYGTSQRWLEETLKEGYDLILEIDWQGAQQVRKQMPLARSIFILPPTQEALRQRLTNRGQDSDDVIDGRMREAVSEMSHYVEYDYLVINDDFAHALGDLQAIFRASQLRQGPQQKRHTQLLSELLA, via the coding sequence ATGACCGTGACAACCGGCACCCTCTACATCATTTCCGCCCCGTCCGGGGCCGGCAAGACCAGCCTGGTCAAGGCCCTGCTCGACGCACAGCCCCAGGTTCGCGTTTCGGTGTCCCATACCACGCGCCCGGCCCGGCCCGGCGAGGTGGATGGCGTCAACTATCACTTCGTCAGCCGCGAGGACTTCATCGAGCGTCTGGGCCGCGACGAATTCCTCGAACATGCGGAAGTCTTCGGCAACCTCTACGGCACCTCCCAGCGCTGGCTGGAGGAAACCCTGAAGGAAGGCTACGACCTGATCCTGGAAATCGACTGGCAGGGCGCCCAGCAGGTACGCAAACAAATGCCCCTCGCCCGCTCGATCTTCATCCTGCCCCCCACCCAGGAGGCCCTGCGCCAGCGCCTGACCAACCGTGGCCAGGACAGCGACGACGTCATCGATGGCCGCATGCGCGAAGCCGTCAGCGAAATGAGCCACTACGTCGAGTACGACTACCTGGTGATCAACGACGACTTCGCCCACGCGCTGGGCGACCTGCAGGCGATCTTTCGCGCCAGCCAGCTACGCCAGGGCCCGCAGCAGAAGCGCCACACTCAGCTGCTGAGCGAGTTGTTGGCCTAG
- a CDS encoding YicC/YloC family endoribonuclease has protein sequence MAHSMTAFARAELASPHGTLGWEIRSVNHRYLEPHLRLPEAFRDLENAVRDALRKGLSRGKVECTLRFSDADNGKRLQIDSDRARQLVEAAQEVSALMQNPAPLNPLEVLAWPGVLVADAADPQALNQQALQLFHEALAQLREGRSREGEALSQLLNERLDSIDDEVATLRELIPQMLTVQRQKILDRCAEMQAEVDPQRLEQELVLLAQKSDVAEELDRLNTHVREVRRVLKSTEASGRRLDFLMQELNREANTLGSKAFDPRSTQAAVNLKVLIEQMREQVQNIE, from the coding sequence ATGGCTCACAGCATGACCGCCTTCGCCCGCGCCGAACTGGCCAGCCCGCATGGCACCCTCGGCTGGGAGATCCGTTCGGTCAACCATCGCTACCTGGAACCACACTTGCGCCTGCCGGAGGCCTTCCGCGACCTCGAGAACGCGGTGCGCGATGCCCTGCGCAAAGGCCTGTCTCGCGGCAAGGTGGAATGCACCCTGCGCTTCAGCGATGCCGACAACGGCAAGCGCCTGCAGATCGACAGCGATCGCGCCCGGCAACTGGTCGAAGCGGCCCAAGAGGTCTCGGCCCTGATGCAGAACCCGGCGCCACTCAATCCGCTGGAAGTGCTGGCCTGGCCGGGCGTGCTGGTGGCGGATGCCGCCGACCCGCAAGCGTTGAACCAGCAGGCCCTGCAACTGTTCCACGAAGCGCTTGCGCAACTGCGCGAAGGCCGCAGCCGTGAAGGCGAGGCGCTCTCCCAGCTACTCAACGAGCGCCTGGACAGCATCGACGATGAAGTCGCCACATTGCGCGAGCTGATTCCGCAGATGCTCACGGTCCAGCGCCAGAAGATCCTCGACCGTTGCGCCGAGATGCAGGCCGAAGTCGACCCGCAGCGGCTGGAGCAGGAACTGGTCCTGCTGGCACAGAAAAGTGACGTCGCTGAAGAGCTGGATCGCCTGAACACCCATGTCCGGGAAGTCCGCCGTGTCCTGAAAAGCACGGAAGCCTCCGGCCGGCGCCTCGACTTCCTGATGCAGGAACTCAACCGCGAAGCCAACACCCTGGGCTCCAAGGCCTTCGACCCACGCAGCACCCAGGCGGCGGTCAACCTCAAGGTGTTGATCGAACAGATGCGCGAGCAAGTCCAGAACATCGAATGA
- the thiI gene encoding tRNA uracil 4-sulfurtransferase ThiI, with product MKLIVKVFPEITIKSTPVRKAFIRQLTKNIRAVLRDLDPDVRLQGVWDNIELETTVQDPALLDQIRQRLSCTPGITHFLEVHEYPLGDLDDIVEKCAAHYADLLPGKVFAVRCKRIGKKHPFSSMDVERHVGSRLRAQCAAAGIELKRPQVEVRMEIRDQRLFVIHSQHDGLGGYPLGALEQSLVLMSGGFDSTVAAYQMMRRGLMTHFCFFNLGGRAHELGVMEVAHYLWKKYGSSHRVLFISVPFEEVLGEILQKVDNSQMGVVLKRMMLRAAARVAQRLSIDALVTGEALSQVSSQTLTNLSVIDSATDMLVMRPLIASHKQDIIDTAHEIGTAEFAKNMPEYCGVISVNPTTKARGYRIEKEEARFDMDILERALENARRISIDHVIDELSRDVQVEEVGEVLAGQVVVDIRHPDQSEDEPLLIEGIEVRTLPFYAVNNRFKELDENRQYLLYCDKGVMSRLHAHHLLCEGHTNVRVYRPASRTLEAGSGKP from the coding sequence ATGAAGCTGATCGTCAAGGTTTTCCCGGAAATCACCATCAAGAGCACGCCGGTGCGCAAGGCGTTCATTCGTCAGTTGACGAAGAACATCCGTGCCGTATTGCGTGACCTCGATCCCGACGTGCGCCTGCAAGGCGTCTGGGACAATATCGAACTGGAAACCACGGTGCAGGACCCTGCGCTGCTCGATCAGATTCGCCAGCGCCTGAGTTGCACGCCAGGTATCACGCATTTCCTCGAGGTGCATGAATATCCCCTCGGGGATCTCGACGACATCGTCGAGAAGTGCGCCGCACACTACGCCGACCTGCTGCCGGGCAAGGTCTTTGCCGTGCGTTGCAAGCGTATCGGCAAGAAGCACCCGTTCAGCTCGATGGACGTCGAGCGGCATGTCGGCAGCCGCCTGCGGGCGCAATGCGCCGCCGCCGGCATCGAGCTGAAGCGGCCGCAAGTCGAAGTGCGCATGGAAATCCGCGACCAGCGCCTGTTTGTCATACACAGCCAGCACGATGGCCTGGGCGGTTATCCGCTGGGAGCGCTGGAGCAGTCGCTGGTGCTGATGTCCGGTGGTTTCGATTCGACGGTGGCCGCCTACCAGATGATGCGCCGTGGGTTGATGACCCACTTCTGCTTCTTCAATCTCGGGGGCCGTGCCCATGAACTGGGCGTGATGGAAGTCGCTCACTACCTGTGGAAGAAGTACGGCAGCTCGCACCGTGTGCTGTTCATCAGCGTGCCCTTCGAAGAAGTGCTCGGCGAGATTCTGCAGAAGGTCGACAACAGCCAGATGGGCGTGGTGCTCAAGCGCATGATGCTGCGCGCCGCCGCCCGGGTCGCACAGCGCCTGAGCATCGACGCGCTGGTGACTGGCGAGGCCTTGTCGCAGGTTTCCAGCCAGACCCTGACCAACCTCTCGGTAATCGACTCGGCCACCGACATGCTGGTGATGCGCCCGCTGATCGCCAGCCACAAGCAGGACATCATCGATACCGCCCATGAAATCGGTACGGCCGAGTTCGCCAAGAACATGCCGGAGTATTGCGGTGTGATCTCGGTCAACCCGACTACCAAGGCGCGCGGTTATCGCATCGAGAAAGAAGAAGCGCGCTTCGACATGGATATTCTGGAGCGCGCGCTGGAAAATGCGCGGCGCATTTCCATCGACCATGTGATTGATGAGCTGAGCCGGGATGTCCAGGTCGAGGAAGTCGGCGAAGTACTGGCCGGACAGGTGGTGGTCGATATCCGCCACCCCGATCAGAGCGAGGACGAACCGCTGCTGATCGAGGGCATCGAAGTCCGTACGCTACCCTTCTATGCCGTGAACAACCGTTTCAAGGAACTGGACGAAAACCGCCAGTACCTTCTGTATTGCGACAAAGGTGTCATGAGTCGCCTGCATGCCCATCATCTGCTGTGCGAGGGGCATACCAACGTGCGGGTCTACAGACCTGCGAGTCGGACGCTGGAAGCCGGAAGCGGGAAGCCATGA
- the typA gene encoding translational GTPase TypA, with the protein MIENLRNIAIIAHVDHGKTTLVDALLRQSGTLERNELNDERVMDSNDQEKERGITILAKNTAIKWNDYRINIVDTPGHADFGGEVERVMSMVDSVLLVVDAQDGPMPQTRFVTKKAFEAGLRPIVVINKIDRPGARPDWVMDQIFDLFDNLGATDEQLDFQVVYASALNGIAGLDHTDMAEDLTPLYQAIVDHVPAPTVDLDGPFQMQISALDYNSFLGIIGVGRIARGKVKPNTPVVAIDVDGKKRNGRILKLMGHHGLHRVDVEEATAGDIVCVSGMDQLFISDTLCDINNVEAMKPLTVDEPTVSMTFQVNDSPFCGKEGKFVTSRNIKERLDKELLYNVALRVEEGDSADKFKVSGRGELHLSVLIETMRREGFEMGVGRPEVIIREVDGVKQEPFENVTIDIPEESQGKVMEEIGLRKGDLTNMSPDGKGRVRLEYNIPARGLIGFRNQFLTLTNGAGILTSIFDRYDTVKPGAMSGRQNGVLVSIDTGKALTYSLETLQARGKLFVEHGQEIYNGQIVGLNSRDNDLGVNPTKGKKLDNMRASGKDETIALVPPVRFTLEQALEFIQDDELCEVTPKSIRLRKKILDEGERTRAAKKAKV; encoded by the coding sequence GTGATCGAAAATCTCCGTAACATCGCCATCATCGCCCACGTCGACCATGGCAAGACCACCCTCGTCGATGCCCTGCTGCGTCAGTCCGGCACCCTGGAACGTAACGAGCTCAACGACGAGCGCGTGATGGACAGCAACGACCAGGAAAAAGAGCGCGGCATCACCATTCTGGCCAAGAACACCGCCATCAAATGGAACGACTACCGCATCAACATCGTCGACACCCCCGGCCACGCCGACTTCGGTGGTGAAGTCGAGCGCGTCATGTCGATGGTCGACTCCGTACTGCTGGTAGTCGATGCCCAGGACGGTCCGATGCCGCAAACCCGCTTCGTGACCAAGAAGGCCTTCGAAGCCGGCCTGCGTCCGATCGTCGTGATCAACAAGATCGACCGTCCGGGCGCGCGTCCTGACTGGGTCATGGACCAGATCTTCGACCTGTTCGACAACCTCGGCGCCACCGACGAGCAACTCGACTTCCAGGTCGTCTACGCCAGCGCCCTGAACGGCATCGCCGGCCTCGACCACACGGATATGGCCGAAGACCTGACTCCGCTGTACCAGGCCATCGTCGACCACGTACCGGCGCCGACCGTCGACCTCGACGGCCCGTTCCAGATGCAGATCTCCGCCCTGGACTACAACAGCTTCCTCGGCATTATCGGTGTTGGCCGTATCGCCCGTGGCAAGGTCAAGCCGAACACGCCGGTCGTCGCCATCGACGTCGACGGCAAGAAACGTAACGGCCGTATCCTCAAGCTGATGGGCCACCACGGCCTGCACCGCGTGGACGTCGAAGAAGCCACCGCCGGCGACATCGTCTGCGTCAGCGGCATGGACCAGCTGTTCATCTCCGACACCCTGTGCGACATCAACAACGTCGAAGCGATGAAGCCGCTGACCGTCGACGAGCCGACCGTTTCCATGACCTTCCAGGTCAACGACTCGCCGTTCTGCGGCAAGGAAGGCAAGTTCGTCACCAGCCGCAACATCAAGGAGCGCCTGGACAAGGAGCTGCTGTACAACGTTGCCCTGCGTGTCGAAGAAGGCGACAGCGCCGACAAGTTCAAGGTCTCCGGCCGTGGCGAACTGCACCTGTCGGTACTGATCGAAACCATGCGCCGCGAAGGCTTCGAAATGGGCGTCGGCCGTCCGGAAGTGATCATTCGTGAAGTCGACGGCGTGAAGCAGGAGCCGTTCGAGAACGTCACCATCGACATCCCCGAGGAGTCCCAGGGCAAGGTCATGGAAGAGATCGGCCTGCGCAAGGGCGACCTGACCAACATGTCGCCGGACGGCAAGGGCCGTGTGCGCCTGGAGTACAACATCCCGGCGCGTGGCCTGATCGGCTTCCGTAACCAGTTCCTGACCCTGACCAACGGCGCGGGCATCCTGACCTCGATCTTCGACCGTTACGACACCGTCAAGCCGGGTGCCATGTCCGGCCGTCAGAACGGCGTACTGGTGTCGATCGATACCGGCAAGGCGCTGACCTACTCCCTGGAGACCCTGCAGGCGCGCGGCAAGCTGTTCGTCGAGCACGGCCAGGAAATCTACAACGGTCAGATCGTCGGCCTGAACAGCCGCGACAACGACCTGGGCGTCAACCCCACCAAAGGCAAGAAGCTCGACAACATGCGCGCTTCGGGCAAGGACGAAACCATCGCCCTGGTGCCGCCGGTTCGTTTCACACTGGAACAGGCCCTGGAGTTCATCCAGGACGACGAACTGTGCGAAGTGACGCCGAAGTCGATCCGTCTGCGCAAGAAGATCCTCGACGAAGGCGAGCGCACCCGCGCTGCCAAGAAAGCCAAGGTCTGA
- a CDS encoding DUF1456 family protein — protein sequence MLNNDVLRSLRYVLNVNERGIVEITALGGLDVSEAEVAAYLKRDDEEGYVVCKDKVMAHFLDGLVVFKRGRDERRAGLPIELPVTNNMVLKKLRVAFELKEDDLHDILRSVDFPVSKPELSALFRKAGHSNYRACGDQLLRNFLKGLASFGK from the coding sequence ATGCTGAACAACGATGTGCTGCGCAGCCTGCGCTATGTGCTGAATGTGAATGAGCGCGGTATCGTCGAGATCACCGCGCTGGGTGGGCTCGACGTGAGCGAGGCGGAAGTGGCCGCTTACCTGAAGCGGGACGATGAAGAAGGCTATGTAGTTTGCAAGGACAAGGTCATGGCGCACTTCCTCGATGGCCTGGTGGTCTTCAAGCGTGGCCGTGACGAGCGTCGCGCCGGATTGCCCATCGAACTGCCGGTTACCAACAACATGGTGCTGAAGAAGCTGCGCGTGGCGTTCGAACTGAAAGAGGACGACTTGCACGACATTCTGCGGTCGGTGGATTTTCCGGTATCCAAGCCCGAGCTGAGCGCACTGTTCAGAAAGGCCGGGCACAGTAATTACCGTGCCTGCGGTGACCAACTGCTGCGCAACTTCCTCAAGGGGCTGGCGTCGTTCGGCAAGTGA